The Pseudomonas oryzicola genomic sequence GCGCGACGATGGCGCCATTGACTGGGACGACTGGCTGGCCCTCAAGGCACTGGCCGATGATGCCCATGTGCACGCCCTTGAAGACGCCGTGCAGGCCCATGTCAGCGACCCTGACGCATGAAAGCGCTGAAGATCGCCACGTTCAACATCAATGGCATTCGCAGCCGCCTGCCGGCCTTGCTGGCCTGGCTGGAACGGGAACAGCCGGACATCGCCTGCCTGCAGGAACTCAAGGCGGCGGATCAGCAATTTCCCCGCCAGGCACTCGAAGCGGCGGGTTATGCTTGTGTCTACCAGGGCCAGCCGTCGTGGAACGGCGTGGCCATCCTGGCGCGGGGCAGCGAGCCGCTGGAGGTGCGTCGTGGCCTGCCAGGCATGGAGGACGATACGCAAAGCCGCTATCTGGAAGCGGCAGTGCATGGCGTGCTGGTGGCATGCCTGTACCTGCCGAACGGCAACCCGCAACCGGGGCCGAAATTCGACTACAAACTGCGTTGGTTCGAATGCCTGATCCAGCACGCGCAGGGTTTGTACGGCAGCGGCCACCCGACGGTGATGGCGGGTGATTTCAATGTGGTACCCACCGACATGGATATCTACAACCCGCGCTCCTGGTTGAAGGATGCCTTGCTGCAACCCGAGTCTCGGGCGTGCTTCGCCCGGCTGCTTGGGCAGGGCTGGGTCGATGCAATCCGCCATCTCTACCCCGACGAACGTATCTATACATTCTGGGATTACTTCCGCAACCACTGGGCACGCAACGCCGGCCTTCGTATCGACCATTTGTTGCTCAACCCTGACCTGGCGCCCTACCTGAAGCGGGCGGGCGTCGATGCCTGGGTGCGTAACGAAGCCAGGGCCAGCGACCATGCGCCAACCTGGATCGAACTGGGCACGCGGCGCCGGCAAACATAGTTGCTCCAGCTTGCACGCCCCAGCGCTAGCGAGTGCGCCCGCGGACCCTGGCGTGGCCGCAGCCGGGTCTTCCTGGCCGGTGCGCAAGCGCCTTCATAACTTATACAAGGTTGAACTTCTGTAGAACTTAAAGCGCAAATAACCCCGCTCTATCTGCCATATATCGCGAATGTGCGAGTCCGCCACCTGTGACCGCCCGGCAGATCAATACTTGTTATCATTGACGCTTTACTCTCCTGCGCCAGTCTCACGAGAACACACTGTCTCGCCAGGGTTTCATCGAATACGAGAGCAACAATGAAAAGGACGATCACACCTTCTCCCAGCTCCAAGCCTGAGCGGGACGGGATTGTGCCAAGTCATCTCAATTTCCCGGTAGTAGGCATCGGTGCCTCTGCTGGCGGGCTTGCCGCCCTGAAAGTATTTTTCGAACACATGCCGGCAAACAGCGACATGGCGTTCGTCATCGTCCTGCACCTGTCGCCAGACCACGAAAGCGTGGCGGACAAGATCCTGCAGGCCTGCACTGCCATGCCGGTCATTCAGGTAACGGGCACCTCGCGCATCGAGTCGAATCATGTCTACGTGATATCGCCCGCCAGTCAATTGGCAATGAATGATGGCTACCTGAAGGTGGTGCCGTCGGCCCGGCCATTGGGCAGGCATATTGCCATCGACCTGTTCTTCCGTGATCTGGCGGACGTGCACAAGGAATACAGCTTCTGCCTGGTGCTTTCCGGTACCGGCAGTGACGGCGCGGTGGGCCTGTCGCGGATCAAGGAGCAGGGCGGCATCACCATCGTGCAGAGCCCCGACGATGCCGAGTTCGACGGCATGCCGGTGGCGGCAATCGCCACCGGCATGGTCGATGCGGTGTTGCCGGTGGCAGAAATACCGCACAAACTGCTGGAGTTGTGGCGTAACACGCAGACCATCAAGTTGCCCGCTCCGCATGACCTGAAAGTGGCTGCACAGACCGAGGAGCATGCACGCGAGGACGCAGAGCGGGTCATTCAGGACATCCTGCGCACCTTGCGTAACCGCACCGGGCACGATTTCAAGCATTACAAGCGTGCAACCGTGTTGCGCCGCATCGAGCGCAGGCTGCAAGTGACGACCCAGCCGGATCTACCCAGCTACCTGCGTTACCTGGAAGAAACTTCGGATGAAGCCAAGAAGCTGCTTGGCGACATGCTGATCGGAGTTACCAACTTCTTCCGCGACCGCGAGGCCTTCGAAGCCCTCGAACGCCATGTGCTGGGTTCGCTGCTCAGCGCCAGGGACGAGGAAGACAACCGTGAAGAGGTGCGCATCTGGTCCGCTGGCTGCTCGACCGGCGAAGAGGCCTACAGCCTGGCGATCCTGAGCGCGGAACACCAGAAGCTCGAATCCCACCCGCTGAAGCTGCAGGTGTTTGCCACCGACATCGATGAGCGCGCGATTGCCGTTGGCCGCGCCGGGCTGTATTCGGAAGCCATCGTCACCGACGTGCCGCCGATGCGCCTGCGGCAGTATTTCGTCAAGGAAAACGAGCATTACCGGGTGCGCAAGGAAGTTCGTGAAAAGGTCTTGTTCGCCAAGCACAGCCTGCTGTCCGACCCGCCATTCTCGCAGATCGACCTGATTGTCTGCCGCAACCTGCTCATCTACCTGGACCGCGATATCCAGAAGGAGATGCTGCAGATGTTCCACTTTGCGCTGCGGCCTGGTGGCTATCTGTTCATGGGTTCGTCGGAATCCGCCGATGCCTGCCCTGAACTGTTCACCCCGGTAGACAAGCGTAACCGCATCTTCCGCGCCAAGGTCGGCGCCAGCGTGAACCGCCGCGCCCCGACCATGCCCAGGGGCGGGTTCACCCTGTCCAGCCTGGCAATGCCCGCGCCGCTGGTACAGGTGCAGCGCAAGTTTTCCTACGCCGACATCCATAACCGGGCCATGGCCCAGCAGATGCCGCCCAGCATGATTGTTGACAGCAATGGCGACATCCTGCACATGAACGAAGGGGCAGGGCGTTTCCTGCGCTACGTGACTGGCGAAGTCGCGCGCAACGTGATGGTGCTGATCATGCCCGAGTTGCGGCTCGAGTTGCGCACCACGCTGTTCCAGGCGCAGCAGAGCGGCAAGGCTACCCTGTCGCGCAAGGTACGCTTCAGTGAGGGCGATGCCGACTACTGGCTCGACATCGCCGCACGGCCCTACAAGGACGATGTAACCGCTCAGGAAGTCTGCACCATTGTCTTCAATGCGGCGCCGGTGAGTATCGGCGAGCAGATGCTGGAGTTCGACCAGCTGACCGAGAACAAAGTGATGGCCAGCCTCGAAAGCGAGCTGCAGCGCACCAAGTTGCACCTGCAGGAAACCATCGAGCAGTCGGAGGTTTCCAGCGAAGAGCTGAAGGCTTCGAACGAAGAGATGCAGGCAATCAACGAAGAGCTGCGTTCCGCCACCGAAGAGCTGGAAACCAGCAAGGAAGAATTGCAGTCGATCAACGAAGAGCTGCTGACGGTCAACTACGAACTCAAGAGCAAGGTCGAGGAAACCGACAAGATCAACGATTACCTGGCCAACCTGATCGCCTCCACCGACATCGCCACGGTGTTCGTCGACCGCAACATGCACATCCGTTGGTTCACCCCGCGGGCCAAGGATATTTTCAGCATGCTGCCGGTGGACACCGGCCGTTCGCTGCTGGACATCACGCACCGCCTCGACTACCCGCAACTGGCCGATGATGCCACTGCCGTCTACGAGTCGCTGACCATGATGGAACGCGAAGTCAGCAGCAGCGACCAGCGCTGGTACATTGCCCGGCTGCTGCCTTACCGCTCCAGCGAAGACCATATCGACGGCACGGTGCTGACCTTCATCGACATCACCAAGCGCCGTGAAGCGGAAGAAGACCTGCGCCTGGGCCAGGAACGCATGCGCCTGGTGGCGGAAAGCACGCAGGATTTCGCCATCATCATCCTCGATGGCAACGGCCTTGTCAGCGACTGGAACCGGGGCGCCGAGTATATTTTCGGCTACACCCCCGAGGAGATTGTCGGCAGCCACTTCAGCGTGCTGTTCACTGCCGAGGACCAGGCCGCCGACGTGCCCGAGGCAGAATTGCGCCGCGCGCAGGAGCATGGCCGGGCGGAGGACGAGCGTTGGCACGTGCGCAAGGACGGCAGCCGCTTCTATTGCAGTGGCGAAACAGCCCGGTTGCGCGGCGAGACCGCAGGCTTCGTCAAGATTGCCCGCGACCTCACCGGGCACAAGCGCCTGCAGGACGAGCAAAGTAAACAGCTGGCCGAGACGCAGAGCGACAGCATGCTCAAGGACGAGTTCTTTGCGGTGATGTCGCATGAACTGAAGCATCCGCTCAACCTGATTCAGCTCAACGCCGAGATTCTTCGTCGGCTACCGGCGGTACGCAACACGGTCCAGGCGAGCAAGGCCATCGCTACCATCAACGACGCGGTGACCAGCCAGGCGCGCATCATCGACGACCTGCTCGACACGGCCCGCCTGCGCACCGGCAAGTTGAAACTGAAGAAACAGTTGCTGGACCTGGTCGGCCTGGTCAAGTCGATCCATGCCATCGCAGCGGAGGAGTACCCGTCGGCACGTATCACCCTCGAGCTGCCCCAGCCGGGCACCTCGCTGGTGGTCGATGGTGACCCGACGCGGATCGAGCAGGTGGTGTGGAACCTGCTCAACAATGCCCTGAAGTTCAGTGGCGAGAGAGCCCGCGTGCGGGTGATGCTGAGCCGCACGGAAAACTGCGCGCGTCTGGACGTGAGCGACAACGGGCCGGGGTTGTCCGCTGCCGACCTGTCCAGCATCTTCGAACTGTTCAAACAGGCCAGGCATGCCAGCCACCGCCGCGATGGCCTGGGTATCGGCCTGGCCTTGGTCAGGCAGTTGGTCGAAGCCCATGGCGGTGCCGTGGTCGCCCGGTCGGCCGGGTTGGGGCATGGCTCGACCTTCAGCGTCGAGTTGCCGCTGTCGAACCAGGCTCAGCCCGAATTACCACCAGCCGACCCCTCCGAGGATGGTGATGGCCGGTTGAAAGGGTTGCGAGTGCTGCTGGTGGACGATTCGCCGGAAGTGGTCGACGTGATGCGCATGCTGCTGGAAATGGAAGA encodes the following:
- the xth gene encoding exodeoxyribonuclease III; amino-acid sequence: MKALKIATFNINGIRSRLPALLAWLEREQPDIACLQELKAADQQFPRQALEAAGYACVYQGQPSWNGVAILARGSEPLEVRRGLPGMEDDTQSRYLEAAVHGVLVACLYLPNGNPQPGPKFDYKLRWFECLIQHAQGLYGSGHPTVMAGDFNVVPTDMDIYNPRSWLKDALLQPESRACFARLLGQGWVDAIRHLYPDERIYTFWDYFRNHWARNAGLRIDHLLLNPDLAPYLKRAGVDAWVRNEARASDHAPTWIELGTRRRQT
- a CDS encoding CheR family methyltransferase translates to MKRTITPSPSSKPERDGIVPSHLNFPVVGIGASAGGLAALKVFFEHMPANSDMAFVIVLHLSPDHESVADKILQACTAMPVIQVTGTSRIESNHVYVISPASQLAMNDGYLKVVPSARPLGRHIAIDLFFRDLADVHKEYSFCLVLSGTGSDGAVGLSRIKEQGGITIVQSPDDAEFDGMPVAAIATGMVDAVLPVAEIPHKLLELWRNTQTIKLPAPHDLKVAAQTEEHAREDAERVIQDILRTLRNRTGHDFKHYKRATVLRRIERRLQVTTQPDLPSYLRYLEETSDEAKKLLGDMLIGVTNFFRDREAFEALERHVLGSLLSARDEEDNREEVRIWSAGCSTGEEAYSLAILSAEHQKLESHPLKLQVFATDIDERAIAVGRAGLYSEAIVTDVPPMRLRQYFVKENEHYRVRKEVREKVLFAKHSLLSDPPFSQIDLIVCRNLLIYLDRDIQKEMLQMFHFALRPGGYLFMGSSESADACPELFTPVDKRNRIFRAKVGASVNRRAPTMPRGGFTLSSLAMPAPLVQVQRKFSYADIHNRAMAQQMPPSMIVDSNGDILHMNEGAGRFLRYVTGEVARNVMVLIMPELRLELRTTLFQAQQSGKATLSRKVRFSEGDADYWLDIAARPYKDDVTAQEVCTIVFNAAPVSIGEQMLEFDQLTENKVMASLESELQRTKLHLQETIEQSEVSSEELKASNEEMQAINEELRSATEELETSKEELQSINEELLTVNYELKSKVEETDKINDYLANLIASTDIATVFVDRNMHIRWFTPRAKDIFSMLPVDTGRSLLDITHRLDYPQLADDATAVYESLTMMEREVSSSDQRWYIARLLPYRSSEDHIDGTVLTFIDITKRREAEEDLRLGQERMRLVAESTQDFAIIILDGNGLVSDWNRGAEYIFGYTPEEIVGSHFSVLFTAEDQAADVPEAELRRAQEHGRAEDERWHVRKDGSRFYCSGETARLRGETAGFVKIARDLTGHKRLQDEQSKQLAETQSDSMLKDEFFAVMSHELKHPLNLIQLNAEILRRLPAVRNTVQASKAIATINDAVTSQARIIDDLLDTARLRTGKLKLKKQLLDLVGLVKSIHAIAAEEYPSARITLELPQPGTSLVVDGDPTRIEQVVWNLLNNALKFSGERARVRVMLSRTENCARLDVSDNGPGLSAADLSSIFELFKQARHASHRRDGLGIGLALVRQLVEAHGGAVVARSAGLGHGSTFSVELPLSNQAQPELPPADPSEDGDGRLKGLRVLLVDDSPEVVDVMRMLLEMEDALVSSYLDPRQALQEAAEKRFDVILTDIGMPEMDGHEFVSALREKKQHRLTPTIALSGYGTHQAKRADEAALFDRRLTKPVQYDELVEAIEAVCRIGQA